The uncultured Methanolobus sp. sequence GCGTACGAATTAGCATCATATATCTTGCTCACTCCAAGCTTCTCACCGGGTCTTATTAATTCACTGCCGGTTGAAATTATCCCAACTATGAGGTCTTTGACATGAACTTCATCCATGCCGATTGATGCCAGAACTCCAATTTCACGGGAACCCATGCGAGTGTTCTTTCTGAGGATTCTCTCGCCTTTCATTATGTCAGTTCCGGCACGCATTATATTCTCATTGATATGCACTGGCTGGTAGACAAGAAGTGAGTCTCCGATTTGTTTTGTGCTTTCAACCATCACAACAGCATCAGCACCATCCGGAATTGGTGCACCGGTTGAGATCTCTATTGCTTCTCCGTCATCAACAAAAAAAATGTCTTCGCATCCTGCAGGTATTGAGCCTGTGACTTTCAGTTCAATTGGTTCAGGTTCACTTGCCTGGTATGTGTCTTTAGCTCTCACTGCATATCCGTCTTTTACAGAGCGATTGAACGCAGGTACATCAAGTCCTGAAAGTATGTCCTCTGCGATTATGTGTCCTGCAGCTTCTTCAATAGGTAAAACAGTAATCTCCGGTTGAACTTTAATGTTGCCAACCAGCTTTCTCGCATCCTCTACGGATGTCAGCTCTCTGAATTCTTTCCGTTCCATTCTGGTCGGACTACTTTTCGTCTATATACTCAATAAGCTTTTTGTTAAGTTTGAACACTCTTGAAGCTACATACCAGAGTCCCATCAGATACACTATCCATGTTGCAATGGAGATCCACCGAAGGCTTCCGGTATCATCAAGTGCTTCAAAAGTGATGACCAGAGTGACAGGCATCAAAAGTAATATTGCAAGCACTGAATCGTTAAGGTATTTCAGGTTCTCCAGAATTATTTTGTCTTTCTTTCCCTCTAATTCCATATTCTGACCTCATTTCCATACTTCATCCGTCAGTTATCATCCCTTTTGGTAAAACAAAAGCAATTATTATTGTAATTATATATAAGAGAACTTATGCCTAATTAATGTTTTGAAAAATTTAGTTTCAAATCAAATTACATAGAGCTCACGCTGGCAGAATAAATAATGACAAAAAGAAAGAATGAAGAGCTCCCTCTTCCTGTTATTGTCCTGTATTATCAGGGATTGATTGGCGTGCCTGTAGTTGTTGTTATTTTTTCAAACGCAGCAACCATCTTCTTTGTGATAGGACCTGGTTTTCCATCACCAATTGGGCGACCGTCGACTTTTACAAGAGGCGCGGCTTCCGCTGCAGTTCCTGTTACAAATATTTCATCAGCAGTGTAGAGGTCAAACATTCCAAGGTTCTCGACATGGGTCTCAATTCCAAGGTCTACAAGAAGTTCAATAGCTGTTGCCCTGGTGATTCCCTTCAGGTTGTTGATTGTTGGTGGTGTGTAGACCTTTCCGTTCTTGATGATGAATATGTTGTCTCCTGAACCTTCTGAGAGGTAACCGTTCTGGTCGAAGAAGATAGCTTCATCTCCGCCCTTCTCGTTTGCCTCGATCTTAGCAAGGATATTGTTCAGGTAGTTGAGTGACTTGATGTTTGGTGATAGTGCATCACAGGAGTTCCTTCTGACTGATACGGTAACACCGGTAAGTCCGACTTCATAGAGGTCACCATACATTGCACCCCATTCCTGTGAGATGATGTAGATGTTTGGTTTCGGACATTTCCTTGGATCAAGACCAAGATCACCAACACCTCTTGAAACAATAGGTCTGATGTAAGCATCTGCCAGGTTGTTTTTTCTGAGTGTTTCCAGAATAGCCTCTTCCATCTCTTCTCTGGAAAGTGGTATGTCAAGGGCAATTGCCTTTGCAGAATCATAGAGCCTGTCAACATGCTCACGTAACTTGAAAACACGTCCGTTGTACGCTCTTATGCCTTCAAAGACGCCATCTCCATACAAAAATCCGTGGTCATAGACGGATGTTGTGGCCTGGGATTTGGGGACAAAGTCACCGTTGTAATAGATCAATAATTCACTCATGCGTAAAGCCTCAATGTCAATATGTATGATAGTTGCTAATGTTCATGTTAAACTATTATTTATTTGTATTCACAAATACATACACTACTAATTAATAAAGTGTGTCTGCCCCGACAATAGTATTTTATACTAGAAAACCTATTTGCACTCCCAGTCAATGCTTAGCGGTCCCGTGGCTTAGCCAGGATATAGCATCGGGCTTCTAACCCGAGGGTCAGGGGTTCAAATCCCTTCGGGATCGCTTCTTATTTTTAAAATTATATTGCCTGCTAGGTTTTGAGTATATATCCTTGAAACGCGAGTTTATATTTTAATATATAGTTACTATAGTTCTACAATTATTATTGTGCAAATTTTATATATTATCTTTGTACTTATTGATGCACCCAAACATGACGAGGTGAGATCAATGAGTAATTTAATGAAAACGAGCAATTGTAGGAAAAGCGACTCTTCCAGGGCTCTGGATGACGATGCGGATTACAAGCCTATTCTTCAAGGTGTAATTAACACCCGTTGCAATTATGATGGTGGTAAGGTCGAAGGAATCCTTGACTGATTAAATCTGCACAATCCAGTCAAATTTAATCTACATTTTTCTTTAAATAGCAGCCCTATGCCATAGTAATTTACAAATGTCTTTTTTTATTCTTGATCTATTTCCAGACATCCGGTTTAACAAAAATACACTGATAAGAAGTATGGGCGCCGGTGAACCAATTTGGCGCCCAGTTCGTACACCAATGCGTTTTTCAGAAATATTTCAGGAAGGCACTAGATGAGTAACGTGTTACTCGAAGCATACTAGTTCAGTTTCTTATTTAGTTGTAAGCAAAAGAATCTATATAGGTACATGGGCTGGTAAATATGTCTCCGAAAAAGAAGTAACACAATAAATAAAAAAGAGATTCAGTCATTAAGACCGAGAATGTTTCTCTTATCTTTCTTTTTCTCGTCTTTCTTCTCTTTTTTGCTGGTCTTTACAAACTCATTTACTTCTTTGAGCCTATGCATATTTGATTCATCATTTCCCATGTTTATTTTCCTTCTTTTTTAATTATTTTAGTATATTGGTATGTTACGTATGTATACATGCTTACATGCAAAAACCCTTTTGCTTTCTTTTTTGATAATGCTTAACTAGTTTTGATTAAAAAGCCAAATTTATATTATTTATTTTTATACTATGTAATTGATATTCTCCTCAAGAATATTGAGGGTATAAAATGAAAATAAACATGAGATTCTACAAGTTCTTATTCACGATCAGTCTTATTATTTTACTTGCAGCTACCTCGTTAATATCTGCCGGTGCAGAGTCGAATGAGCATGCACTTAACATTACATCAGGTGGACCTGAACTTAGTACGGCACCTATTAATCCTGCTTTCATCGAGTATCAGGAAGAACTGGAGCAGGAACGCATAAATTCAGAAAGTAACACAAGTGCAAACATCTCAATCCTGACATTATTCAGTGAATCATCAGGTTCACTACCTACTAAAAATCTCAACACCCGGTTATCTTTCAATGGCACCGGATTTGACGAAGAAATGTTCCGTCCGACAGGACTTATACCCTCTCCTGTAGACCTATCACATCTTTCTCCTGTGAGCATGGATTTCTTGCTTGCCGATGATACCATTAAGACTTCAGGTCTTGAATTGATGGATTCTGAAGTATCATACCCAGCACGATATGACCTGCGTGAGCACAATGGTGTCACAGCAGTAAGAGATCAGGCTCAGGCCGGAAGCTGCTGGACTCATTCAGCCATTGCCTCCCTTGAATCTTATCTTCTTTTTAACAGATCAGAAACATGGGATTTTTCAGAGAATAACATGAAAAATACTTTGGTGTACAGCAATACTGATGGATATGACCGTACACATGATGACGGTGGCTATCATTTTTACGGCGCTGCTTATCATTCCCGATGGAGTGGTCCTGTGGTGGAATCAGATGATCCGTACAACGATTTGTCAGGTGTTTCTCCTGATAATCTTCCTGTGGCAAAACATGTTCAGGAAATTATGATCCTTCCTGGTTTTGAAGGCAATGACACTCTTTATAAATGGGTGCTTACTCACTATGGAGCAATATCTGTAGGCATAATGCAAAGCAGTACTTATTTTGATTCCAATAATAACAGCTACTATTACTATGGCTCAATAGAATACGCAAACCACGCTGTGACTCTGGTTGGCTGGGATGACAATTATTCCGCTCAGAATTTCACTCCCACAGCTCCTGGAAATGGAGCGTTCATCATCAAGAATTCATGGGGCACTAATTGGGGAGAAGATGGATACTACTATGTATCATATTATGATTCAGTAATGGGAAATAATGAAGGATTATTGGGAATTGGTACCAAGCCATATACTGGTAACTTCCTTTACACTGCGGAGAATGTGAGTAATTACGACAGTATTTACCAGTATGATGAACTTGGATGGGTTAGTTGTGTAGGTTACTATAATAGCACTGCCTTAGGTGCTAATGTTTTCACAGCAAGTTCAAATGAAACTCTTGAAGCTGTGAGTTTCTACACTGTAGATTCTAATTCCTTCTACAATATTTCCATATACCTGGATCCGGATTCCGGTCCTGTTAACAGTTCTGGCCCGGTCTCAGTACAGAATGGAACAATTGCAATTGCAGGATACCATACTATCAACCTCGATACGAATGTTTCACTTAATACAGGGCAGAATTTCTCAGTTGTTGTAGAATTCACGACGCCAAATTATGATTATCCAATAGCTATTGAACAAGTATTATCCGGTTATAGTGACAATGCTCATGCAGAATCCGGACAGAGCTTTGTAAGTTCCAATGGCAGCCAGTGGACTGACATATCCGAACAGAATGCAAATGTATGTATCAAAGCATTCACTACAGAAAACAAAGTGCCTGAGGCTTTATTTGTTGCTGGCACAAGATACGTTCACGTTAACGAGACTGTAGATTTCCATGATGCAAGTCTCTTCTCACCGGATAGCTGGAAATGGGACTTTGGAGATAGTTCAACATCTTCAGTCCAGAATCCAACACACTCTTATTCAGAAACCGGGATTTATACAGTATCATTGAATGCATCAAACTCTTATGGAAGCAATACTTCTGCAAGAACTTCTTTCATCCATGTTCTCAATTCAACAATTGTTGTCAATAGCACTGGAAGCGCCGATTTTACAACAATTAATGCTGCACTAGTTGCTGCATCTGATGGTGATACTATTGCTGTAGATCCGGGTACTTATTCTGAAAACCTCTATTTCAAAAAGGATGACATCAGCCTTATTTCATCTACAGGTAATCCTGAAGATGTCACAATCGTTTCACCAGATTCAACTGATATTGCAATTTATATCAGAGCAGATGGAATCACAATTTCCAATGTAACCGTTATGAATTCTTACATTGGAATTGGCATTGATATATCAAGTGAATGCAAAATAGATAATTGCTATACATCTGGAAATACATATGGAATATATCTCTCAAAGTCTCAGGTAAATTATATTTCAAACTGTACATCTAATGAGAACACATATGGCTTACGTTTATCTGAGTCAGTGAACAATGTTCTTAACAATAATTCTATGGATAACAACACCTACAATTCACTTTTTGATTCACATGTTAATGTTGTAGAAACGAACAATCTGGTTGATGGAAAAGCAATATATTATCTTGTAAATAGCTCTGATCAGGTTATAGATGCCAGTTCCAATGCAGGAATTGTTCATCTGATGAACTGTTCTAACATGACAATAGAAAACATTGAAACAGAGAACGCTTATTGCGGATTTTACGTCTATGAAAGCAACAATATAAGTATTGATAATTGCACGGCCGTTGATGATCAATGTGGTGTTTATCTTTCATCTTCAGATAACAACACAATATATAGTTTCAATTCAACAGGGACTACTATCTATGGCTTGTACTTGTACGATAGCAGCAATGTGATTATTGAAAATTGCACAAGTACTGACAACCAATATGGCATTTATCATTCTTGTTCAGATAACAACACAATATCCAGTTGCAATACAACAGGAACTACTTATTATGGATTATACTTGTACGATAGTAACAACGTGACTGTTGAAGATTGTACAAGCACTGATAATCAATATGGTGTTTATCTCTCTTCTTCAGATAATAACACAATTTATGGTTGCAATATAAGCGATGATGAATATTATGGAATACGACTAACCGGTTCCAGCAATAATCAGATATATAACAACTATTTCAACAACAGCAACAATGTCTATGTTTCAGGAGGAACTTCCAACGATTGGAACATCACAAGAACATCAGGAACCAATATCATCAACGGAAGTTATCTTGGTGGAAACTTCTGGGCAACCCCTGCTGGAACAGGCTGGAGCCAGACCGAATACTCCGTTGGGGATGGTTTCTGTGATGCGTATGAGATAACAGATAATGGAAACAATATCGATTATCTTCCATTAACTTTGAATGGTGCTCAACCTGCAAACCAGGACGATAATTCAAATCAAAACGATAATGATGGAATTCGTGTAAAAATAGCCACAAGCAAATCATCTCTGTCAAACATCGTTGCAACTGATTCCAGTGTACGTTTTGTTGGAAAAGATGCAGAAGTAAAATATGTTTTCACAGATAGTTCTACTCCGGTAAACGAGATCAGCTTTGAGTCTAATATAAACCAAGGTTACGTAATGGCAAGTGTCAGCCTTCTTGATGAATTTCCGGAAAGTTCTCCTGCACCATCAACAGTGACGCTTTATCAGGGAATGGAAATTCTCCTTGGTGACGAAGAATTCTCATCTGGCATCGGTGATGCGAAAATATCCTTCTCAGTTTCAAAAGAATGGCTTGAATCTAATGACTTCGGTGAAGGAAATATCCGCATGGAGCATTTTTCCGATGGAATCTGGGATAGACTACCAACTGTAGTTACAGGTGAAGATGATGAATATTTCTATTTTGAAGCAACAACAACAGGATTTTCACCATTTATAATCTGTGCCGATGTCTCAGGAGAAAGTCAGGTTAACGCAGGCTCTTCTTCGGATAATGCGGGAGAAGCTGCATTTTCAGAGAATATCGTGCCGGATGCTCCACAGGATTCTGGACAATCAGGGGATAATCCTGTAAGCACATTAATGACTATATCTGGTTTGATAGTGGTCACAGTTCTGGGTTTAGTTGTTAAAATGAAGAAATCGGAATAACATTCTGATCTCTTCTTTTTTATTCTGAAATCAGCAGTATGATGCAGGAATGAATGATACATAAAAATAGAAAAACAAACAGGTTTAAGTTCATTCATTGTACTTGATTTCACTTTCGTCACCAAAAATATCTCTCACATTGGAAAGGAGTAATGACTTTGCCATTTCTATTTCCTCTTTAAGGTTGTACAGGTGCTTGCTCTCTGTGTCGATATCGTTGTTTACATCTTTCACATTTTGATTGAATTTCTCCATCTCTTTTTCAATATCTTCTTTTTCCTGATAGATACTGAGGCCATTCAGTTCAGTAAGAAGTTCATCTTTCTCTTCAAGATGCTCTTTTCTCTGCTGAACAAGCGATGATATTACTTTCCTGTCACTAAGTACCTGTATCTGCTTCAGGGCTTTCTCACACATCTGACTTTTAAGTCCAAGTTCCCCACTCTCAATCCGGTTTGTGAGTTCGGCAAGGAACGGACTGAGGTCCTGTTGAATTGCAGCAGCAGGTTCCTCTTTTATTGTGCGGAGTATCTCCCTGTTCTCTGGTGAAAGCACACATCTTTCATTATCATCCTGCTTTTCCATTCTGGAAATAGCTTTTGAAAGAGGTGTGAACAATCTTCTGGCTTCGGACTGGCCATCAGCAATCTCCGTATCAAGTTCTTTTATCTCATTTTTCAGCTGTTTTGCCTTCTCAAACTCCTCGCCACTCTCCAGTTCTGACAGCTTCGAATCTGCTTTTGTGAGTTTCTCCTTTGATGATTCGTATCTTGAATGAAGTTCCTGGATTTTTTTAGCGCTTGTATCCATTTCCTCTTCTATTTCTTTAATGTTCTCTATTCCCGATGCGATTCTTTGCAAGTCTTCAATCCTTTTGATTCCCTGCATTATTGAGGAGTAAAGTTCATCAAGGGCATCTTCAAGCTCAGCAAGACCCTGATTGATTTTCTGGTGTTCCTGCGGGTATAGAGCTTTGATATACATAAGACTACGACTGGTGTTATCAAGAACAGTTTTAAGAACTGATTTTGCTTCCTTGTAAAATTCAGAAGCTTCCAAAGGTGATGTGTTCCCGGGAACTTTTAATTTATCATGAACCAGCTTCAGGTTATTAGCAACATTGTCCCTGTTGGAGTCTCCAAGTTTCTCCCCACGTTTGCTGACGTTCTCAATTGGCTCTGCTGCAAGTAATTCTTTCTTCAGGAGTTCAAGTTCCTTTAATGCCTGTTTTATTGAATCATAATTCTCCTTTACAACAGGTTTGAGTTCCCTTTCCTGTTTTTCAGACTCATTTATTACAATTGCAGCAAGTTCCCTGAACTCAAAAACAGCTGAATGAGATTCTTCTTTTTCCTGCTTTTTTCCAAAAAGCCTTTCAATGAATTTCATCTCTTCATACAGAAAAGGCGATGCAACTTTAAAAGTTTATTGGATATTCTTATTAAGGCAGGAGTCAATCTTTTTTCTCGCAATTATATGTATCGTAATCACATATCATTTCATAGTATTCCTTTACAATTCTAAATAATGCTATATGCATGTCTGATGGTAAAAAGGAATTCTATATACACTCCTCAAAGCAAGTCTGGAAATACCCGGAAGCAAGCTTATAGGGTATATGGACGGTGGATTCAAAAACAATAATCATTATGACATTTTAGAAAAGGACTATCCTGTCTCTTTCAATGCGAACAAGGCAATCATCTTCAATTTTCAGGTTCATACTTTCAAAGGACTGATTACCGAGTTCAGCGATCAGGTAATTGCCCTGTTCTTTAACTTCAAGAGCAAGAGCCTTGCTTGATCCTTTGTTCACAATGCTTTTCACACATGCCTGAAATGTATTCTCCTGGTTTGCATCATCATCAGTTACAGGCAGGATGCGCAGATTCTCAGGCCGTATTCCCCAGGATAACTTTTCCTTTATCTTGCGTTCCGGCCTTTTTACAGTAACTTCCATATCTTCACAAGCTAATGTTATGGTTCCTTCAATTTCATCATTTTTTAACACAACAGAATCCTCAAATATGTTAGTGACACCCACAAGTTCGGCAACATGGCTGTTCTCTGGATGATAGAACACATCTTCGGGGGTTCCCATCTGCTGCACACGACCATCGTGAAACACAACGATCTTATCAGCGATTGTGAAGGCTTCAACATGGTTGTGAGTTATAAAAAGTACAGGTATTTTCAGCTCTCTCTGTATCTCTTTGATCTTTTCCCTGAGTTTCATGCGGACAACTCTGTCCAGTGCTGAAAAAGGCTCGTCCAGTAAAAGAATGCCAGGTTTTGGTGCCAGCGCACGTGCCAGTGCAACTCTTTGTTTCTGGCCGCCTGAGAGCTGTGAGGGATAATTATCTTCGAGTCCTTCTATCTCAAGCATCCGGAGCATTTCTCTGATTCTTTCTTCCCTTTCTTCCTCATCCCATTCTTTTAGTCCGTATGCTATGTTCTTTTTTACATCCATGTGCGGAAAGAGAGCATAACT is a genomic window containing:
- the ilvE gene encoding branched-chain-amino-acid transaminase, giving the protein MSELLIYYNGDFVPKSQATTSVYDHGFLYGDGVFEGIRAYNGRVFKLREHVDRLYDSAKAIALDIPLSREEMEEAILETLRKNNLADAYIRPIVSRGVGDLGLDPRKCPKPNIYIISQEWGAMYGDLYEVGLTGVTVSVRRNSCDALSPNIKSLNYLNNILAKIEANEKGGDEAIFFDQNGYLSEGSGDNIFIIKNGKVYTPPTINNLKGITRATAIELLVDLGIETHVENLGMFDLYTADEIFVTGTAAEAAPLVKVDGRPIGDGKPGPITKKMVAAFEKITTTTGTPINP
- a CDS encoding ABC transporter ATP-binding protein; its protein translation is MGIKADFRRRYYRKKSDKKKGIEAIFTLDAQFEVGDELAVFFGRSGSGKTTALQCVSGLLEPNGGKIVVNGTVYFDCHKRINLPVQQRSLGYVFQSYALFPHMDVKKNIAYGLKEWDEEEREERIREMLRMLEIEGLEDNYPSQLSGGQKQRVALARALAPKPGILLLDEPFSALDRVVRMKLREKIKEIQRELKIPVLFITHNHVEAFTIADKIVVFHDGRVQQMGTPEDVFYHPENSHVAELVGVTNIFEDSVVLKNDEIEGTITLACEDMEVTVKRPERKIKEKLSWGIRPENLRILPVTDDDANQENTFQACVKSIVNKGSSKALALEVKEQGNYLIAELGNQSFESMNLKIEDDCLVRIERDRIVLF
- a CDS encoding sodium:proton antiporter; amino-acid sequence: MELEGKKDKIILENLKYLNDSVLAILLLMPVTLVITFEALDDTGSLRWISIATWIVYLMGLWYVASRVFKLNKKLIEYIDEK
- a CDS encoding lectin like domain-containing protein, with product MKINMRFYKFLFTISLIILLAATSLISAGAESNEHALNITSGGPELSTAPINPAFIEYQEELEQERINSESNTSANISILTLFSESSGSLPTKNLNTRLSFNGTGFDEEMFRPTGLIPSPVDLSHLSPVSMDFLLADDTIKTSGLELMDSEVSYPARYDLREHNGVTAVRDQAQAGSCWTHSAIASLESYLLFNRSETWDFSENNMKNTLVYSNTDGYDRTHDDGGYHFYGAAYHSRWSGPVVESDDPYNDLSGVSPDNLPVAKHVQEIMILPGFEGNDTLYKWVLTHYGAISVGIMQSSTYFDSNNNSYYYYGSIEYANHAVTLVGWDDNYSAQNFTPTAPGNGAFIIKNSWGTNWGEDGYYYVSYYDSVMGNNEGLLGIGTKPYTGNFLYTAENVSNYDSIYQYDELGWVSCVGYYNSTALGANVFTASSNETLEAVSFYTVDSNSFYNISIYLDPDSGPVNSSGPVSVQNGTIAIAGYHTINLDTNVSLNTGQNFSVVVEFTTPNYDYPIAIEQVLSGYSDNAHAESGQSFVSSNGSQWTDISEQNANVCIKAFTTENKVPEALFVAGTRYVHVNETVDFHDASLFSPDSWKWDFGDSSTSSVQNPTHSYSETGIYTVSLNASNSYGSNTSARTSFIHVLNSTIVVNSTGSADFTTINAALVAASDGDTIAVDPGTYSENLYFKKDDISLISSTGNPEDVTIVSPDSTDIAIYIRADGITISNVTVMNSYIGIGIDISSECKIDNCYTSGNTYGIYLSKSQVNYISNCTSNENTYGLRLSESVNNVLNNNSMDNNTYNSLFDSHVNVVETNNLVDGKAIYYLVNSSDQVIDASSNAGIVHLMNCSNMTIENIETENAYCGFYVYESNNISIDNCTAVDDQCGVYLSSSDNNTIYSFNSTGTTIYGLYLYDSSNVIIENCTSTDNQYGIYHSCSDNNTISSCNTTGTTYYGLYLYDSNNVTVEDCTSTDNQYGVYLSSSDNNTIYGCNISDDEYYGIRLTGSSNNQIYNNYFNNSNNVYVSGGTSNDWNITRTSGTNIINGSYLGGNFWATPAGTGWSQTEYSVGDGFCDAYEITDNGNNIDYLPLTLNGAQPANQDDNSNQNDNDGIRVKIATSKSSLSNIVATDSSVRFVGKDAEVKYVFTDSSTPVNEISFESNINQGYVMASVSLLDEFPESSPAPSTVTLYQGMEILLGDEEFSSGIGDAKISFSVSKEWLESNDFGEGNIRMEHFSDGIWDRLPTVVTGEDDEYFYFEATTTGFSPFIICADVSGESQVNAGSSSDNAGEAAFSENIVPDAPQDSGQSGDNPVSTLMTISGLIVVTVLGLVVKMKKSE